In the genome of Photobacterium sp. TLY01, one region contains:
- the arcB gene encoding aerobic respiration two-component sensor histidine kinase ArcB, which yields MKQIKMLAQFYVDLLVKLGIVRFSLLLALALVALAVVVQVGVTLALQGEVLDIDIVRSVFFGLLITPWAVYFLSVVVDQLEDSRQRLSKLVTKLEEMRSRDLTLNKQLKDNITELNQQIEVRIKAEEERRIAMQDLENEVAQRESAQLELAEQSALLKSFLDASPDLIYYRNEKNEFSGCNRAMAELTGRTEQELVGLTPWDVYSEEVASKIVETDQQVFTQNISLTYEQWLEYPDGRKAIFELRKVPFYSRDGRRLGLMGFGRDITERKQYQEAQEKASRDKTAFISTISHELRTPLNGIVGLSRMLLEGPLNEQQRGYMRTIYVSAITLGNIFNDIIDMDKSDRRRLELLPAPLDFDAFIEEMGNISGLMAEQKGLRFDLEQLTDLPSYIQVDGTRLRQVLWNLMSNATKFTKEGGVILSVSSELLDNQQAEITFEIEDSGIGIPESELDKVFAMYYQVKQGQDNLHAVGTGIGLAVSRQLVNMMGGDIEVSSEVGEGSTFTVTICVPVLEQIVEDEELPVPAQRSLRIFMVEDIELNITVAKALLEGLGHQVTVAMRGDEALAVFTPDQYDLVLLDIQLPDMTGFEIAKVLRARYRQLPPLVALTANVIKDKHEYLEQGMDDAISKPLSVKAINAVIQALIQQSTGQTEGQAPVVADERSLSEDTLSQLLDLEMLDSYVDIVGAQPVYDSLAMFEKMMPEYLAILDSNMTAKDQDGIQFEAHKIKGAAGSIGLKRIQQVAQKAQSPELPAWWENIEDWVDEIKTSYQDDLTVLKTWLASKESK from the coding sequence ATGAAACAAATAAAAATGTTGGCGCAGTTCTATGTCGACCTGTTGGTGAAGCTGGGCATCGTGCGCTTCAGCCTGCTGCTGGCCTTGGCTCTGGTGGCCTTGGCTGTTGTGGTACAAGTGGGGGTTACCCTGGCACTGCAGGGTGAAGTGCTGGATATTGATATCGTCCGCTCGGTATTTTTTGGTCTGTTGATTACCCCCTGGGCGGTCTACTTTTTATCTGTGGTGGTGGATCAGCTTGAAGATTCGCGTCAGCGCTTGTCCAAGCTGGTGACCAAGCTGGAAGAAATGCGCTCGCGGGATCTGACCCTGAACAAGCAGTTGAAAGATAACATTACGGAGCTGAATCAGCAGATCGAAGTTCGGATCAAGGCAGAAGAAGAGCGCCGGATTGCGATGCAGGATTTAGAGAATGAGGTGGCACAGCGAGAGAGCGCCCAGCTTGAACTGGCCGAGCAGAGTGCCTTGCTGAAATCGTTTCTGGATGCGTCGCCGGATCTCATTTACTACCGCAACGAAAAGAACGAATTTTCCGGCTGTAACCGGGCGATGGCGGAATTAACCGGCAGAACAGAACAAGAGCTGGTCGGACTGACGCCCTGGGATGTATACAGTGAAGAAGTGGCGAGTAAGATCGTTGAAACCGATCAGCAGGTTTTCACGCAAAACATCTCGCTGACCTATGAGCAGTGGCTGGAATACCCCGACGGCCGCAAAGCCATTTTTGAGTTGCGTAAAGTGCCTTTTTACAGCCGCGATGGCCGCCGGCTGGGTCTGATGGGATTTGGCCGTGACATTACTGAGCGCAAGCAATATCAGGAAGCCCAGGAGAAAGCCAGCCGGGATAAAACCGCCTTTATCTCGACCATCAGCCATGAACTACGGACACCGCTGAACGGCATCGTTGGACTGAGCCGGATGCTGCTGGAGGGGCCGCTCAACGAGCAGCAGCGTGGTTATATGCGGACGATTTATGTCAGCGCCATCACGCTGGGCAATATCTTTAATGACATTATTGATATGGATAAGTCGGATCGCCGCCGTCTGGAGTTGTTGCCGGCGCCGCTGGACTTTGATGCTTTTATTGAAGAGATGGGCAATATTTCCGGTCTGATGGCTGAGCAGAAAGGGCTTCGGTTCGATCTGGAACAGCTGACGGATTTACCCTCTTATATCCAGGTTGACGGCACCCGGTTGCGTCAGGTGCTGTGGAACCTGATGAGCAACGCGACCAAGTTCACCAAAGAAGGTGGGGTGATTCTGTCTGTGAGCAGCGAACTGCTGGACAATCAGCAGGCGGAAATTACCTTTGAGATCGAAGACAGCGGGATCGGCATTCCTGAGTCTGAGCTGGATAAAGTGTTTGCCATGTATTATCAGGTCAAACAGGGACAGGATAATCTGCATGCTGTCGGTACCGGGATTGGTCTGGCAGTCTCGCGCCAGCTGGTGAATATGATGGGCGGGGACATAGAGGTCAGCTCCGAGGTTGGTGAAGGCAGTACCTTTACGGTGACCATTTGTGTCCCTGTACTTGAGCAGATTGTGGAAGATGAAGAGTTGCCGGTACCCGCACAGCGCTCGCTGCGTATTTTCATGGTGGAAGATATTGAGCTGAACATTACGGTGGCCAAGGCATTGCTGGAAGGTTTGGGGCATCAGGTCACAGTGGCGATGCGGGGAGATGAAGCACTGGCGGTGTTTACACCGGATCAGTACGATTTGGTGCTGCTGGATATCCAGTTACCGGATATGACCGGCTTTGAAATTGCCAAAGTTCTGCGCGCACGCTATCGCCAGTTGCCGCCGCTGGTGGCGCTGACGGCGAACGTCATTAAAGACAAGCATGAATATCTGGAACAGGGCATGGATGACGCCATCAGCAAGCCGCTCAGTGTCAAGGCAATCAACGCGGTGATCCAAGCTTTGATCCAGCAGAGTACCGGCCAGACTGAGGGGCAGGCGCCTGTGGTGGCTGATGAGAGATCTCTGAGCGAGGATACGCTGAGTCAACTGCTGGATTTGGAGATGCTGGACTCCTATGTCGATATTGTCGGTGCGCAACCTGTGTATGATTCACTGGCGATGTTCGAAAAAATGATGCCAGAATATCTGGCGATTCTGGATTCGAATATGACGGCGAAAGATCAGGACGGCATTCAATTTGAAGCGCACAAGATCAAGGGCGCCGCGGGTTCTATCGGTCTGAAGCGGATACAGCAGGTGGCCCAGAAAGCCCAGTCGCCGGAACTGCCGGCCTGGTGGGAGAACATCGAAGACTGGGTCGATGAAATAAAAACAAGTTATCAGGACGATTTGACTGTGCTGAAAACCTGGTTGGCCAGTAAAGAAAGCAAATAA
- a CDS encoding diguanylate cyclase, with the protein MQKVKRVALAILSCTALPVWGIAEEGLNMSVIGMTFLLVAVLTSLAAWIVHHLGSLAFRRLHATISRLPIAAAIVRSKDGELFYANASCRELLGVSKVENRYYYPEGIGARMMADVLRPLQPGTGFENVEETLQLGHSTIRVLISGQLLSYRWQSAWLLFFVAPTSPANPYVQIEQRVFQRVLNSLSELVYFQDKAGNIIGTNTAFDRFWRGRREEGLIQGDPTGIGETPVIHTWTTAPDGSSRLLETNKTVMTDEEGLVIGTLSISHDVTDWHEMQESLKQEIEKREVTEQILAQRNTLLNSILNASQDPIGLYNEHGVYVGCNEPFAKVLGFSAKELIGKTARNVIDPEMLQEFYQTDIKVLRDGLTVKTDAYVILETGEPVWYEIVKSPYRDPTDGSAGVLLIARDVTERKQAEQQLADAIMELQELSFVDSLTKVANRRSFDEQLRKLWHSHMREQQPLTLILCDIDSFKAYNDNYGHQQGDNALQEVAQVFDSVIRRETDEVARYGGEEFAFLLPNTPLAGGQTVAGKIHNKLAEKAIPHGFSDISDLLTVSLGVATMTPMPNQDYGELIAMADKALYKAKADGRNTTRLMAESDEF; encoded by the coding sequence ATGCAGAAAGTGAAGAGGGTTGCGTTGGCTATCCTGTCCTGTACCGCTTTACCGGTATGGGGGATAGCGGAAGAAGGGCTGAACATGTCAGTCATTGGGATGACATTTCTGTTGGTAGCAGTTCTCACTTCATTGGCGGCCTGGATTGTCCATCATTTAGGTAGTCTGGCCTTTCGGCGTCTTCATGCCACGATTTCCAGGCTGCCGATTGCGGCGGCTATTGTCCGCAGTAAAGATGGTGAACTGTTTTATGCCAATGCCAGCTGCCGAGAACTGCTGGGGGTCAGTAAAGTCGAGAACCGCTATTACTACCCGGAAGGCATTGGCGCGCGGATGATGGCCGATGTACTTCGTCCTCTGCAACCTGGTACGGGGTTCGAAAACGTAGAAGAAACACTGCAACTTGGCCATTCAACGATTCGGGTGCTGATTTCCGGTCAGTTGCTCAGTTATCGCTGGCAATCGGCCTGGTTGCTGTTTTTCGTTGCACCCACCAGTCCGGCGAACCCATATGTTCAGATCGAGCAGCGCGTTTTCCAGCGCGTCCTGAACTCACTGTCAGAGCTGGTCTATTTTCAGGATAAAGCTGGCAATATCATCGGCACCAATACCGCCTTTGACCGTTTCTGGCGCGGCCGTCGGGAAGAGGGACTGATCCAGGGCGATCCGACCGGCATCGGCGAAACGCCGGTGATCCATACCTGGACCACGGCGCCGGATGGGTCCAGCCGGTTGCTGGAAACCAACAAAACCGTGATGACAGACGAAGAAGGCCTGGTTATCGGTACCCTGAGCATCAGCCACGACGTTACCGACTGGCATGAGATGCAAGAAAGCCTCAAGCAGGAAATAGAGAAGCGGGAAGTGACAGAGCAGATCCTAGCTCAGCGCAATACGCTACTCAATTCGATCCTCAATGCCAGCCAGGATCCGATTGGTCTGTATAATGAGCACGGTGTCTATGTTGGCTGTAATGAACCCTTCGCTAAAGTGCTGGGCTTTAGTGCCAAAGAGTTGATTGGCAAGACCGCCCGTAACGTGATTGATCCTGAAATGCTGCAGGAGTTTTATCAGACCGACATTAAAGTGCTGAGAGACGGCCTGACCGTGAAAACGGATGCCTATGTCATTCTCGAAACCGGTGAGCCGGTCTGGTATGAAATTGTCAAATCTCCGTATCGCGATCCGACCGATGGTTCGGCCGGCGTGCTGCTGATCGCGCGGGATGTGACAGAGCGTAAGCAGGCTGAGCAGCAACTGGCTGATGCCATTATGGAATTGCAGGAGCTCAGCTTTGTCGACAGCCTGACAAAAGTGGCCAATCGCCGCAGTTTCGATGAACAATTGCGTAAGCTCTGGCACAGCCATATGCGCGAGCAGCAACCTCTGACATTAATTCTTTGTGATATCGACAGTTTTAAAGCTTACAACGATAATTACGGCCACCAGCAGGGGGATAATGCCTTGCAGGAAGTGGCTCAGGTGTTCGATAGCGTGATCCGGCGGGAAACCGATGAAGTTGCCCGTTATGGTGGTGAGGAGTTTGCCTTTCTGCTGCCGAATACACCTTTGGCGGGCGGGCAAACCGTGGCAGGGAAAATCCACAATAAACTGGCTGAAAAAGCCATTCCGCATGGCTTTTCCGACATCAGTGACCTCCTGACGGTCAGTTTGGGGGTGGCGACCATGACACCCATGCCGAATCAGGATTATGGCGAGTTGATTGCAATGGCAGACAAAGCGCTTTACAAAGCCAAAGCCGACGGGCGGAATACCACCCGCCTGATGGCCGAATCAGATGAATTTTAA
- the gltB gene encoding glutamate synthase large subunit: protein MTDQVLNGQGLYVPEMEHDACGIGFVAHLKNRKSHQVITQALDMLARMEHRGGQGCDPCSGDGAGILLQKPHEFLLQECQKIGLTLPAFEQYGVGVILFPKDEDKREQCRDILARNAQRLGLSVLGYRVLPTDNSMIGADPLSTEPQFEHAFVTGGSEMPQEELERKLYVLRNYTVRVCLESVTNIGDDFYINAFSSKTLVYKGQLTTEQVPQYFLDLQNPAMVSALALVHSRFSTNTFPRWRLAQPFRYIAHNGEINTVRGNLNWMKAREALLQSDLFSEEELNMLLPICQEGASDSANFDMALELLVLSGRSLPHALMMLIPEAWQENPAMDPKRRAFYQYHANLMEPWDGPASVCFTDGVQVGATLDRNGLRPSRYTVTKDDFLVMASESGVVDIAPENVHFRGRLQPGRIFVADLEQGRIVSDDEVKDSIASAKPYEDWVKNNLLHLSDLPDADYSHTQPEAEKLLHQQQAFGISNEEVNEIILPMAGDGKEPLGSMGADWPLAILSHQSQHLSHYFKQLFAQVTNPPIDPIRERMVMSLNTYLGEDQNLLSEGPSHCQKLELNSPVLSDAELEKLRAIDKPHLQAKTLDIVFKASDEAGKLEQALNHLCQHAEDAVNDSYSILILSDRAVNSQHAHIPAMLAVGAVHHHLIRKGLRAKCDLVVETGDARETHHFATLIGYGANAVNPYIVTETIVSLQQRNKLDKDISADKYFSNFRKAVNGGLLKIFSKMGISTLQSYHGAQIFEALGISKAVVDKYFTGTVSRIQGLTLDDIAKEVLIRHRIGYPLRDIPLQMLDVGGVYQWKQRGEKHLFNPTTISLLQQSTRGKDYNQFKQYCHAVDSQGDHAATLRSQLQFAVDTSRSIPLDQVEPAENILKRFATGAMSFGSISHEAHSTLAVAMNRIGAKSNSGEGGEDPARFEKKENGDWERSAIKQVASGRFGVTSYYLTNADELQIKMAQGAKPGEGGQLPGDKVDDWIGATRHSTPGVGLISPPPHHDIYSIEDLAQLIYDLKNANRKSRVNVKLVSEAGVGTIASGVAKAKADVVLIAGFDGGTGASPISSIRHTGLPWELGLAETHQTLLKNGLRNRIVVQSDGQMKTPRDLAVATLLGAEEWGVATAALVVEGCIMMRKCHKNTCPVGIATQNKTLRERFDGRVEDVVTFFQYMAEGLREIMAELGFRTIDEMVGQSQHLKIRDNIGHWKYKNLDLSPVLHIEPAREADGIYNQCSQNHHLDAVLDRQLIAAAQPALARGEAVNAEFPITNIDRSVGTMLSNEISKVYKDQGLPQPMQVKFKGSAGQSLGAFLAKGVHFEVEGDANDYWGKGLSGGQLVLYPDAKSDLIAEDNIIVGNVCFYGATSGESFIRGKAGERFCVRNSGARVVVEGVGDHGCEYMTGGVAIILGQTGRNFAAGMSGGVAYVWDQFNDFESKLNPELVDLDPLDSEDVALLKDMLTRHQQLTGSTVAETFLSNFEENLKHIVKVMPRDYKAVLQKRKAAEAQNKEALEVSHG, encoded by the coding sequence ATGACAGATCAAGTGTTGAATGGTCAGGGGCTTTATGTCCCTGAAATGGAGCACGATGCCTGTGGTATCGGCTTTGTTGCCCATCTCAAGAACCGTAAGTCCCACCAGGTCATCACGCAGGCGCTGGACATGCTGGCTCGTATGGAGCACAGGGGTGGCCAGGGTTGCGATCCCTGCAGTGGTGACGGTGCCGGTATCCTGCTGCAAAAGCCCCACGAATTCCTGTTGCAGGAATGTCAGAAAATTGGCCTGACACTGCCTGCTTTTGAGCAATATGGCGTCGGGGTCATCCTGTTTCCGAAAGACGAAGACAAACGCGAACAGTGCCGCGACATTCTGGCCCGTAACGCCCAGCGCCTCGGTCTGAGCGTGCTTGGTTACCGCGTACTGCCGACAGATAACAGCATGATAGGTGCCGATCCCCTCAGCACTGAGCCGCAATTTGAACACGCTTTTGTGACCGGCGGCAGCGAGATGCCACAGGAAGAACTGGAGCGTAAGCTGTATGTCCTGCGTAACTACACGGTTCGTGTCTGTCTGGAAAGCGTGACCAATATTGGTGACGATTTCTACATTAACGCCTTCTCCAGCAAAACGCTGGTGTACAAAGGCCAGCTCACCACAGAGCAGGTGCCTCAGTATTTCCTCGATCTGCAAAACCCGGCCATGGTCAGTGCCTTAGCGCTGGTTCACTCGCGTTTTTCCACCAACACCTTCCCGAGATGGCGTCTGGCTCAGCCCTTCCGTTACATTGCCCATAACGGTGAAATCAACACAGTGCGCGGTAACCTGAACTGGATGAAAGCCCGCGAGGCGTTGCTGCAATCAGACTTATTCAGCGAAGAAGAGCTGAACATGCTGCTGCCGATTTGTCAGGAAGGTGCGTCCGATTCTGCCAACTTTGACATGGCGCTGGAGTTGCTGGTGTTGTCTGGCCGGAGTTTGCCACATGCGCTGATGATGCTGATCCCGGAAGCCTGGCAGGAAAACCCGGCCATGGATCCCAAACGCCGTGCCTTCTACCAGTATCACGCCAACCTGATGGAGCCCTGGGATGGCCCGGCATCTGTCTGTTTCACGGACGGCGTGCAAGTGGGTGCGACTCTGGACCGCAATGGCCTGCGTCCGTCTCGCTACACTGTGACCAAAGATGATTTCCTGGTCATGGCCTCAGAATCCGGCGTAGTGGATATCGCACCAGAGAATGTCCATTTCCGTGGCCGTTTGCAGCCCGGACGCATTTTTGTTGCAGACCTGGAGCAAGGCCGCATCGTCTCTGATGACGAAGTCAAAGACAGCATTGCCTCCGCCAAACCTTATGAAGACTGGGTGAAAAACAACCTGCTTCACCTCAGCGATCTGCCTGACGCTGATTACAGCCACACCCAGCCTGAAGCTGAAAAATTGCTGCATCAGCAGCAGGCTTTTGGCATCAGCAATGAAGAAGTGAACGAAATCATTCTGCCAATGGCGGGCGACGGCAAAGAGCCGCTGGGATCCATGGGGGCGGACTGGCCGCTGGCAATTTTGTCGCATCAGTCGCAGCATCTGTCCCATTACTTCAAGCAGCTGTTTGCTCAGGTGACCAACCCGCCGATCGACCCGATCCGCGAACGTATGGTGATGTCACTGAATACCTATCTGGGTGAAGATCAGAACCTGCTGAGCGAAGGTCCGTCGCACTGCCAGAAACTGGAGCTGAACTCGCCGGTACTGAGTGATGCCGAGCTGGAAAAACTGCGCGCTATCGACAAGCCCCATCTGCAGGCCAAAACGCTGGATATCGTATTTAAGGCCAGTGATGAAGCAGGCAAGCTGGAACAGGCACTGAACCATCTGTGTCAGCACGCCGAAGATGCAGTCAATGACAGCTACTCGATCCTGATCCTCAGTGACCGTGCCGTCAACTCGCAGCATGCCCACATTCCGGCCATGCTGGCTGTCGGCGCGGTGCACCACCATTTGATCCGCAAAGGCCTGCGCGCCAAGTGTGATCTGGTGGTTGAAACCGGTGATGCCCGCGAAACACACCACTTTGCCACCCTGATCGGCTATGGTGCCAATGCGGTCAACCCTTACATCGTCACTGAAACCATTGTGTCGCTCCAACAGCGGAACAAGCTGGATAAAGACATCAGCGCTGACAAGTACTTCAGCAATTTCCGCAAAGCCGTCAATGGCGGCCTGTTGAAGATCTTCTCCAAAATGGGCATCTCGACCCTGCAGTCCTACCACGGCGCGCAAATCTTTGAAGCACTGGGGATCAGCAAAGCTGTGGTCGATAAATATTTCACCGGCACTGTGTCACGGATTCAGGGTCTGACCCTGGATGACATTGCCAAAGAAGTGTTGATCCGCCACCGTATCGGTTATCCGCTGCGTGATATCCCGCTGCAAATGCTGGATGTCGGTGGTGTATATCAGTGGAAACAGCGTGGTGAAAAACACCTGTTTAACCCGACCACGATTTCTCTGCTGCAGCAATCAACACGTGGCAAAGACTACAATCAGTTCAAGCAATACTGCCACGCCGTCGACAGCCAGGGGGACCACGCCGCCACTTTGCGCAGTCAGCTTCAGTTTGCTGTGGATACCAGCCGCAGTATCCCGCTGGATCAAGTCGAACCGGCTGAAAACATTCTCAAGCGCTTTGCCACTGGTGCGATGAGCTTCGGTTCGATTTCCCATGAAGCGCACTCGACTCTGGCAGTGGCGATGAACCGTATCGGCGCCAAGTCGAATTCAGGCGAAGGCGGTGAAGACCCAGCCCGTTTCGAGAAAAAAGAAAACGGCGACTGGGAACGCTCTGCCATCAAGCAGGTCGCGTCTGGCCGCTTCGGGGTGACTTCCTATTACCTGACCAACGCCGATGAGCTGCAAATCAAGATGGCTCAGGGCGCCAAGCCGGGCGAAGGCGGTCAGCTACCGGGTGATAAAGTAGACGACTGGATCGGGGCGACGCGTCACTCCACCCCGGGGGTCGGTCTGATTTCGCCACCGCCACACCACGATATTTACTCGATCGAGGATCTGGCGCAGCTGATTTACGATCTGAAAAACGCTAACCGCAAGAGCCGCGTCAACGTCAAACTGGTTTCTGAAGCCGGTGTCGGCACCATCGCTTCAGGTGTTGCCAAAGCCAAAGCTGATGTGGTCCTGATTGCCGGTTTTGACGGCGGTACCGGCGCCTCGCCGATTTCCTCGATCCGCCATACGGGTCTGCCGTGGGAACTGGGTCTGGCAGAAACACACCAGACACTGCTGAAAAACGGCCTGCGTAACCGGATCGTGGTACAAAGTGACGGTCAGATGAAAACGCCACGTGACCTGGCTGTCGCCACCCTGCTGGGTGCGGAAGAATGGGGTGTCGCCACCGCCGCTCTGGTGGTGGAAGGCTGTATCATGATGCGTAAGTGTCATAAAAACACCTGCCCTGTTGGCATCGCTACACAAAACAAGACCTTGCGTGAACGTTTCGACGGCCGTGTCGAAGACGTGGTGACCTTCTTCCAGTACATGGCCGAAGGCCTGCGCGAAATCATGGCAGAGCTGGGCTTCCGTACCATCGATGAGATGGTCGGTCAGTCGCAGCACCTGAAAATCCGCGACAACATCGGTCACTGGAAATACAAAAACCTGGATCTCAGCCCAGTGCTGCACATTGAGCCGGCCCGTGAGGCCGACGGTATCTACAACCAGTGCAGCCAGAACCACCATCTGGATGCCGTGCTTGACCGTCAGCTGATTGCTGCGGCTCAGCCTGCACTGGCGCGCGGTGAAGCGGTCAATGCTGAGTTCCCGATCACCAACATCGATCGCAGCGTTGGCACGATGCTGTCGAACGAGATCTCCAAAGTCTACAAAGATCAGGGCCTGCCGCAACCGATGCAGGTGAAGTTCAAAGGCTCTGCCGGCCAGAGCCTGGGCGCTTTCCTGGCCAAAGGCGTGCACTTTGAAGTGGAAGGCGATGCCAATGACTACTGGGGCAAAGGCCTGTCGGGCGGTCAGTTGGTCCTCTATCCGGATGCCAAGTCCGACTTGATTGCCGAAGATAATATTATTGTCGGTAACGTCTGCTTCTACGGTGCCACATCGGGTGAATCTTTCATCCGTGGTAAAGCCGGTGAACGTTTCTGTGTCCGGAACTCAGGTGCCCGTGTGGTGGTTGAAGGGGTCGGCGATCACGGCTGCGAATACATGACAGGCGGCGTGGCGATTATTCTCGGTCAGACCGGTCGCAACTTCGCAGCCGGAATGAGCGGCGGTGTAGCGTATGTCTGGGATCAGTTCAACGACTTTGAAAGCAAACTCAACCCTGAGCTGGTGGATCTGGATCCGCTGGACAGCGAAGACGTCGCGCTGCTCAAAGACATGCTGACCCGACATCAGCAACTGACCGGCAGTACGGTGGCTGAAACCTTCCTCAGTAACTTTGAGGAAAACCTCAAGCACATCGTCAAAGTGATGCCACGCGACTACAAAGCCGTACTGCAAAAGCGTAAAGCAGCAGAAGCACAGAACAAGGAAGCACTGGAGGTGAGCCATGGGTAA